The following proteins come from a genomic window of Salminus brasiliensis chromosome 15, fSalBra1.hap2, whole genome shotgun sequence:
- the rpl24 gene encoding large ribosomal subunit protein eL24: MKVDLCSFSGYKIYPGHGRRYARIDGKVFQFLNAKCESAFLTKRNPRQISWTVLYRRKHKKGLSEEASKKRTRRAVKFQRAITGASLAEILAKRNQKPEVRKAQREQAIRAAKEAKKAKQATKKVSTQSTKAPAKTAPKQKIAKPMKVSAPRVGGKR, from the exons ATGAA GGTCGACTTGTGCAGTTTCAGTGGATACAAAATCTATCCCGGCCACGGCCGGCGATATGCCAGAATCGACGGAAAG GTGTTCCAGTTCCTGAACGCCAAGTGTGAGTCTGCTTTCCTGACTAAAAGGAACCCCAGACAGATCAGCTGGACCGTTCTGTACAGGCGCAAGCACAAGAAGGGACTGTCT GAAGAGGCATCGAAAAAGCGCACCCGTCGTGCTGTCAAGTTCCAGAGGGCCATCACTGGTGCCTCTCTGGCTGAGATCCTGGCCAAGAGGAACCAGAAACCTGAGGTCCGCAAGGCCCAGAGGGAGCAGGCCATCAG GGCTGCCAAGGAGGCCAAGAAGGCAAAGCAGGCCACCAAGAAGGTATCCACCCAGAGTACTAAG GCTCCTGCTAAGACTGCACCCAAACAGAAGATCGCTAAACCAATGAAGGTTAGCGCTCCTCGTGTTGGCGGCAAGCGCTAA